The following coding sequences lie in one Anas platyrhynchos isolate ZD024472 breed Pekin duck chromosome 15, IASCAAS_PekinDuck_T2T, whole genome shotgun sequence genomic window:
- the GID4 gene encoding glucose-induced degradation protein 4 homolog, with translation MPVRSERGRAGGAAAPSSTSSSSSSFSSAAAPSSSSSSSSSSSSSSSASSASAVPAASSLVPPPPINTAQPGVATSLLYSGAKFRGQQRSKGNAYEVEVVMQHVDMENSYLCGYLKIKGLTEEYPTLTTFFEGEIISKKHPFLTRKWDADEDVDRKHWGKFQAFYQYAKTFNSDDFDYEDLKNGDYVFMRWKEQFLVPDHTIKDISGASFAGFYYICFQKPAASIEGYYYHRSSEWYQSLNLTHVPEHSAPIYEFR, from the exons ATGCCGGTGCGCAGCGAGCGGGGCCGCGCGGGTGGGGCCGCGGCGCCTTCgtccacctcctcttcctcctcctcgttcTCCTCAGCGGCGGcgccttcctcatcctcctcctcctcctcctcatcctcatcttcatcttcGGCCTCCTCCGCCTCAGCCGTGCCGGCCGCCAGCAGCCTGGTGCCGCCGCCCCCCATCAACACGGCGCAGCCCGGCGTGGCCACCTCGCTGCTCTACAGCGGCGCCAAGTTCCGCGGGCAGCAGCGCAGCAAGGGCAACGCCTACGAGGTGGAGGTCGTCATGCAG CACGTGGATATGGAAAACTCCTATCTCTGTGGATACTTGAAGATTAAAGGCCTTACGGAG GAGTACCCAACCCTCACCACTTTCTTTGAAGGGGAAATAATCAGTAAAAAGCACCCTTTCTTAACACGCAAGTGGGATGCTGACGAAGATGTGGATCGTAAACACTGG GGGAAGTTCCAGGCTTTCTACCAGTATGCAAAAACATTTAACTCTGATGACTTTGATTATGAGGATCTGAAAAACGGGGACTACGTCTTCATGCGATGGAAG GAGCAGTTCCTAGTCCCAGATCACACCATCAAAGACATCAGCGGTGCTTCCTTTGCTGGTTTCTATTACATCTGCTTCCAGAAGCCAGCAGCGTCTATAGAGGGCTATTACTACCATAGGAGTTCAGAATG